The Streptomyces sp. NBC_00344 genome includes a window with the following:
- a CDS encoding sacsin N-terminal ATP-binding-like domain-containing protein, translated as MKATDGADPFGTARIRRGVLDAWATTPARFREDANAEEDLALGGYRDRLVVELAQNAADAAARAGLPGRFRLTLRPGVGDDPAVLVAANTGAPLDAAGVESLSTLRASAKRTDADAQGSVGRFGVGFAAVLAVSDEPAVVGRHGGVRWSLAEARELAADAAVRAPGLEEELRRRDGHVPLLRLPLPTEGTAPDGYDTVVILPLRDGGAEDLAQRLIAAIDDALLLTLPGLAEITVETPEGTRTLTRSVHGPYVHIEDTAADTGVNRWRTVSDHGPLERKLLEGRPVEERLRPHWSVTWAVPVDAEGAPARPRTAPVVHAPTPTDEPLGVPALLIASLPLDTARRHPAPGPLTDFLVQRAADAYARLLGGWEPVSVGTIDLVPGPLGKGELDGVLRVAILDRLARVAFLAPAAPPDDEPGQDQDQDERAGALRPFEAEVVEGAGADTVRVLAEVLPTLLPAGLERRPELRTLGVGRLPLGDAIDRIGGAEREPSWWRRLYETLAGVDPDRLAGLPVPLASGRTAVGPRQVLLPLAETPADLARLGLKVAHPDAAHPLLEKLGALPATPRAVLTTPQVRAAVAASMDEGESWGFASMDFAKREGGSQRSEEPLGADDLADVVLALVREANLQPGDEPWLAALALPDEDGDTAPAGELVLPGSPFAGIMREGELALCDSELAERWGEQPLTACGVLATFGLVHATDVVLDPDELDPREGDFAEPDDAGLLDAVDVWCEDVLDQLPEANVPPVATEIIAVRDLDLVDDGKWPQALALLSRPPLRDALTQPVRVLLPDGTTTSVRSYTAWWLRDHPVLEGRRPAGLRSAGGDPLLAGLYDDADAGGFDDEQVLRALGVRTSLPSLLDEPGGAAELLGRLADPGREVSGRQLHSIYGELARLDPEQVTLPDELRAVVDGEVRVVDAADALVADAPDLLPLTSGVPLLPVSPDRAADLAELLQVRRLSETVEPEVTTAGEEHPVPGAIRVLLGPGTPETYVEHEELLAGGVELDWHRTRDGVLHAATLEGVAAGLAWSAGQWPRRFEVAALIEDPSRTEELARDRWFD; from the coding sequence GTGAAAGCCACGGACGGAGCCGACCCCTTCGGCACGGCCCGTATCCGGCGCGGCGTGCTCGACGCCTGGGCCACCACTCCCGCTCGTTTCCGCGAGGACGCCAACGCCGAGGAGGACCTCGCGCTGGGTGGTTACCGCGACCGTCTCGTCGTGGAGCTGGCGCAGAACGCGGCCGACGCGGCGGCGAGGGCCGGCCTGCCGGGAAGGTTCCGGCTGACCCTGCGGCCGGGCGTGGGGGACGACCCGGCCGTGCTGGTCGCGGCCAACACCGGCGCCCCGCTGGACGCGGCCGGTGTGGAATCGCTGAGCACCCTGCGCGCCTCCGCCAAGCGCACCGACGCCGATGCGCAGGGCTCGGTGGGGCGCTTCGGTGTCGGGTTCGCCGCGGTCCTCGCGGTGAGTGACGAGCCGGCCGTCGTCGGCCGGCACGGCGGGGTCCGGTGGTCCCTCGCCGAGGCCCGGGAGCTGGCGGCGGACGCCGCGGTCCGGGCCCCGGGCCTGGAGGAAGAGCTGCGCCGCCGGGACGGCCATGTACCGCTGCTGCGTCTTCCGCTGCCCACCGAGGGCACCGCCCCCGACGGCTACGACACCGTGGTCATCCTGCCGTTGCGTGACGGCGGTGCGGAGGATCTGGCCCAGCGGCTGATCGCGGCGATCGACGACGCGCTGCTGCTGACCCTGCCCGGTCTTGCCGAGATCACCGTCGAGACCCCGGAGGGCACCCGCACCCTGACCCGCTCGGTGCACGGTCCGTACGTCCACATCGAGGACACCGCGGCGGACACCGGAGTCAACCGCTGGCGGACGGTGAGCGACCACGGCCCCCTGGAGCGCAAGCTCCTCGAGGGCCGCCCGGTGGAGGAACGGCTGCGCCCGCACTGGTCGGTGACCTGGGCCGTCCCGGTGGACGCGGAAGGCGCACCGGCCCGTCCGCGCACCGCGCCCGTGGTGCACGCGCCGACTCCCACCGACGAACCGCTCGGTGTGCCCGCGCTGCTGATCGCCTCGCTGCCGCTGGACACCGCCCGCCGCCACCCCGCGCCGGGGCCGCTCACCGACTTCCTGGTGCAGCGCGCGGCCGACGCGTACGCGCGGCTGCTCGGCGGATGGGAGCCGGTCTCGGTCGGCACGATCGACCTGGTGCCCGGTCCGCTCGGCAAGGGAGAGCTGGACGGCGTACTGCGGGTGGCGATCCTGGACCGGCTGGCCCGGGTGGCCTTTCTGGCACCCGCCGCGCCGCCGGACGACGAGCCAGGTCAGGATCAGGACCAGGACGAGCGGGCGGGCGCGCTGCGGCCCTTCGAGGCCGAGGTCGTCGAAGGGGCCGGCGCCGACACCGTGCGGGTGCTCGCCGAGGTGCTGCCCACCCTGCTGCCCGCCGGCCTGGAGCGCCGGCCCGAGCTGCGCACCCTGGGGGTCGGCCGGTTGCCGCTCGGTGACGCCATCGACCGGATCGGTGGCGCCGAACGCGAACCGTCCTGGTGGCGGCGGCTCTACGAGACCCTGGCCGGTGTCGACCCGGACCGGCTTGCCGGACTGCCGGTGCCGCTCGCGTCCGGCCGTACGGCGGTCGGCCCGAGGCAGGTGCTGCTTCCGCTCGCCGAGACACCGGCCGACCTGGCCCGGCTCGGCCTGAAGGTCGCCCACCCGGACGCCGCGCATCCGCTGCTGGAGAAGCTCGGTGCGCTGCCCGCCACCCCCAGGGCCGTTCTGACGACCCCTCAGGTACGGGCCGCGGTCGCGGCGTCGATGGACGAGGGCGAGAGCTGGGGCTTCGCATCCATGGACTTCGCGAAGCGCGAGGGCGGATCGCAGCGGAGCGAGGAACCGCTCGGCGCCGATGACCTGGCCGATGTGGTGCTCGCCCTGGTGCGCGAGGCGAATCTGCAGCCCGGTGACGAGCCCTGGCTCGCCGCGCTCGCCCTCCCCGACGAGGACGGAGACACCGCACCGGCCGGCGAACTGGTCCTGCCCGGATCCCCGTTCGCCGGGATCATGCGCGAGGGCGAACTGGCCCTCTGTGACAGCGAGCTGGCGGAGCGGTGGGGTGAGCAGCCGCTGACCGCCTGCGGCGTGCTCGCCACGTTCGGACTCGTGCACGCCACGGACGTCGTACTCGACCCCGATGAACTCGACCCGCGCGAAGGCGACTTCGCCGAGCCGGACGACGCCGGCCTGCTCGACGCGGTGGACGTCTGGTGCGAGGACGTACTCGACCAGCTGCCCGAGGCGAATGTGCCGCCGGTCGCGACAGAGATCATCGCGGTACGCGATCTGGACCTGGTCGACGACGGCAAATGGCCGCAGGCCCTCGCCCTGCTGAGCCGGCCGCCGCTGCGCGACGCGCTCACCCAGCCGGTCAGGGTGCTGCTCCCGGACGGGACGACCACCTCGGTGCGGTCGTACACCGCCTGGTGGCTGCGCGACCATCCGGTGCTCGAAGGCCGCCGCCCCGCCGGGCTGCGTTCGGCCGGCGGCGACCCGCTGCTGGCCGGTCTCTACGACGATGCGGATGCCGGCGGCTTCGACGACGAGCAGGTTCTCCGGGCGCTGGGCGTTCGGACCTCGCTGCCCTCCCTGCTCGACGAGCCGGGCGGTGCGGCCGAACTGCTCGGGCGCCTTGCGGATCCCGGCCGTGAGGTGTCCGGCCGTCAGCTGCACTCGATCTACGGTGAACTGGCCCGGCTCGACCCGGAACAGGTCACTCTCCCGGACGAGTTGCGCGCCGTGGTGGACGGCGAGGTGCGAGTGGTGGATGCGGCCGACGCGCTGGTCGCCGACGCCCCGGACCTGCTGCCGCTGACCTCCGGTGTTCCGCTCCTTCCGGTGTCCCCGGACCGGGCGGCCGACCTGGCCGAACTGCTCCAGGTCAGGAGGCTCAGTGAGACGGTGGAGCCCGAGGTGACCACGGCCGGCGAGGAGCACCCGGTTCCGGGCGCGATCCGGGTGCTGCTCGGCCCCGGCACCCCGGAGACCTACGTCGAGCACGAGGAACTTCTGGCGGGCGGTGTCGAACTGGACTGGCACCGCACCCGGGACGGCGTGCTGCACGCCGCCACCCTGGAGGGTGTCGCGGCCGGTCTCGCCTGGTCGGCGGGGCAGTGGCCGCGCCGGTTCGAGGTGGCCGCCCTGATCGAGGACCCGTCACGCACCGAGGAGCTGGCCAGGGACCGCTGGTTCGACTGA
- a CDS encoding DUF5707 domain-containing protein, which yields MRIRATVAAVTGALALSALVFPAVAQADETPAGGAAALSPLAANTPANDTVGDTKITNVVVNGGKDIVLGTTVPKTISVSVTATDSSGIQDAYAAVWHGTSLDSDSSYDQFLGPDDSSQIATCTKVNATTSTCTVSFRIDPRADLWSTLAGTWKVSAAALGKDGDYTNTDAYKTVHVQRASRQTVNAAPEPVKKGGTITVTGKLDRANWDDYAYHGYTVQPVKLQFRKKNSSTYTTVKTLTTNSTGNLKTTVKAVEDGYWRYNFAGTTTTPAAVAAGDFVDVK from the coding sequence ATGCGCATACGTGCCACTGTGGCCGCCGTCACCGGCGCCCTGGCTCTTTCCGCTCTTGTCTTTCCGGCCGTAGCGCAGGCGGACGAGACCCCCGCCGGCGGCGCCGCGGCGCTCTCGCCCCTCGCCGCGAACACGCCGGCCAACGACACCGTCGGCGACACCAAGATCACGAACGTCGTGGTGAACGGTGGCAAGGACATCGTCCTGGGTACCACGGTCCCCAAGACCATCTCGGTGAGCGTCACCGCCACCGACAGTTCCGGCATCCAGGACGCCTACGCGGCCGTCTGGCACGGCACCAGCCTGGACTCGGACAGCAGCTACGACCAGTTCCTCGGTCCTGACGACAGCTCGCAGATCGCCACCTGCACCAAGGTGAACGCCACGACATCGACCTGCACGGTCTCCTTCAGGATCGACCCGCGGGCCGACCTCTGGAGCACCCTCGCCGGAACGTGGAAGGTCAGTGCGGCCGCCCTCGGCAAGGACGGCGACTACACCAACACGGACGCGTACAAGACCGTGCACGTCCAGCGCGCCTCCCGCCAGACGGTGAACGCCGCGCCGGAGCCCGTGAAGAAGGGCGGGACTATCACGGTCACCGGCAAGCTGGACCGGGCGAACTGGGACGACTACGCGTACCACGGCTACACCGTCCAGCCGGTGAAGCTGCAGTTCCGCAAGAAGAACAGCAGCACCTACACCACCGTCAAGACCCTCACCACGAACAGCACCGGCAACCTGAAGACCACCGTCAAGGCGGTCGAGGACGGCTACTGGCGCTACAACTTCGCCGGTACGACCACCACGCCCGCGGCCGTCGCCGCCGGTGACTTCGTCGACGTCAAGTAA
- a CDS encoding calcium-binding protein has translation MRMRTLSAAAVGALALTALAVPAAQADGKYGDAAITKVTVNGGKNVVIGTTAVKKFTVTVTARDNSGIDNADLTLYGPGSGMFTTSNTHCSGSTCTGTFTVDPRVDLAYANDVAGTWYVDAMVVAKDYDYVWTEKASSFKVQRASTQTVNAAPEPVKKGKTITVTGKLARANWDDFKYHGYTVQPVKLQFRKKNSSTYTTVKTVKTNSTGNLSTTVKAVEDGYWRYNFAGTTTTPAAVAAGDFVDVK, from the coding sequence TTGCGTATGCGTACCCTTTCGGCCGCCGCCGTCGGCGCCCTGGCTCTCACCGCTCTCGCCGTTCCCGCGGCCCAGGCGGACGGCAAGTACGGCGACGCCGCCATCACCAAGGTGACGGTCAACGGCGGCAAGAACGTGGTCATCGGCACCACCGCCGTCAAGAAGTTCACGGTTACCGTGACCGCCAGGGACAACTCGGGCATCGACAACGCCGACCTGACGCTCTACGGGCCCGGGTCGGGCATGTTCACGACGAGCAATACGCACTGCTCGGGATCCACCTGCACCGGGACCTTCACCGTCGACCCCAGGGTCGACCTCGCGTACGCGAACGACGTGGCCGGCACCTGGTACGTCGACGCGATGGTGGTGGCCAAGGACTACGACTACGTGTGGACCGAGAAGGCAAGCTCGTTCAAGGTCCAGCGTGCCTCGACCCAGACGGTCAACGCCGCCCCGGAGCCCGTGAAGAAGGGCAAGACCATCACGGTCACCGGCAAGCTGGCCCGGGCGAACTGGGACGACTTCAAGTACCACGGCTACACCGTCCAGCCGGTGAAGCTGCAGTTCCGCAAGAAGAACAGCAGCACCTACACCACGGTCAAGACGGTCAAGACCAACAGCACCGGCAACCTCTCCACCACCGTCAAGGCGGTCGAGGACGGCTACTGGCGCTACAACTTCGCCGGTACGACCACCACGCCCGCGGCCGTCGCCGCCGGTGACTTCGTCGACGTCAAGTGA
- a CDS encoding HAD-IC family P-type ATPase: MTHGPHIDAGSELDPVHPIALPAPARAAGLTTAEVAERVARGEVNDVPVRSSRSTTEIVRANVFTRFNAIIGVLWLIMLFVAPFQDSLFGYVIIANTGIGIIQEQRAKRTLDGLAVIGEAKPTVRRDGKAAAVSTSEIVLGDLIELGPGDKVVVDGGTIEADGLEIDESLLTGEPDPVLKKPGDRMMSGSFVVAGSGAFTATKVGRQAYAAQLADEASRFTLVHSELRSGISTILKYVTWMMVPTAIGLIISQLVRERHDFKDSIARTVGGIIPMIPEGLVLLTSVAFAIGVVRLGRKQCLVQELPAIEGLARVDVVCLDKTGTLTEGGMNVTGLRVLGGEDKAHTEKALGALGASDPRPNASLKAVTDAYPDGSGWRCTQALPFSSARKYSGASFGEDGGGTSTWLLGAPDVLLPADDPALKEVGQLNEEGLRVLLLARAAGPLDDTDAVAGARPVALVVLEQRLRPDAADTLAYFAEQDVAAKVISGDNAVAVGAVAGKLGLPGAADAVDARRLPGEPEDMAEALDTHSVFGRVSPQQKRAMVAALQGRGHTVAMTGDGVNDVLALKDADIGVSMGSGSEATRAVAQIVLLNNSFATLPSVVAEGRRVIGNITRVATLFLVKTVYSVLLAVLVVCFQVEYPFLPRHLTMLSTLTIGIPAFFLALAPNKERAKPHFVRRVMRYSVPGGVIAGVATFAAYMIARHYYTGAGALDAETSIATLALFLVSMWVLAIIARPYTWWRVLLVAAMGVAFLLVLAVPGLQHFFALKLVGTVMPWMTVGIAAVASLGLEVAWRWVDRRYPG; the protein is encoded by the coding sequence ATGACGCATGGGCCGCATATCGACGCCGGTTCCGAGCTCGACCCCGTCCATCCCATCGCGCTGCCCGCCCCCGCACGTGCGGCCGGGCTGACCACGGCCGAGGTCGCCGAACGGGTGGCCCGGGGCGAGGTCAACGACGTGCCCGTGCGTTCCAGCCGGTCCACCACCGAGATCGTCCGGGCCAACGTCTTCACCCGGTTCAACGCGATCATCGGCGTGCTCTGGCTGATCATGCTCTTCGTCGCACCGTTCCAGGACAGTCTCTTCGGCTACGTCATCATCGCCAACACCGGCATCGGCATCATCCAGGAACAGCGGGCCAAGCGGACCCTGGACGGGCTGGCCGTGATCGGCGAGGCCAAGCCGACCGTCCGCCGGGACGGGAAAGCCGCAGCGGTCTCCACATCCGAGATCGTCCTGGGGGACCTCATCGAGCTGGGGCCGGGCGACAAGGTCGTCGTCGACGGCGGGACCATCGAGGCCGACGGGCTCGAGATCGACGAGTCGCTGCTCACGGGTGAGCCCGATCCGGTGCTCAAGAAGCCGGGCGACCGCATGATGTCCGGCAGTTTCGTCGTCGCGGGCAGTGGTGCGTTCACCGCCACCAAGGTCGGACGGCAGGCGTACGCGGCGCAGCTCGCCGACGAGGCGTCCCGCTTCACCCTGGTCCACTCGGAGCTCCGGAGCGGGATCTCCACCATCCTCAAGTACGTGACCTGGATGATGGTCCCGACAGCGATCGGCCTGATCATCAGCCAGCTCGTCCGCGAACGCCACGACTTCAAGGACTCCATCGCCAGGACCGTCGGCGGCATCATCCCGATGATCCCCGAGGGGCTTGTCCTGCTCACATCGGTCGCCTTCGCGATCGGCGTCGTCCGGCTCGGCCGCAAGCAGTGCCTGGTGCAGGAGCTGCCCGCGATCGAGGGCCTGGCGCGGGTCGACGTGGTGTGCCTGGACAAGACGGGGACGCTCACCGAGGGCGGAATGAACGTCACAGGACTGCGGGTGCTCGGCGGCGAGGACAAGGCCCACACCGAGAAGGCGCTCGGCGCGCTCGGCGCTTCGGACCCCCGGCCCAACGCCAGCCTCAAAGCGGTGACCGACGCCTACCCGGACGGCTCGGGCTGGCGCTGCACACAGGCGCTGCCGTTCTCATCCGCCCGCAAGTACAGCGGCGCCTCCTTCGGTGAGGACGGCGGCGGGACGTCGACCTGGCTGCTCGGCGCACCCGATGTGCTGCTGCCGGCCGATGACCCGGCGCTCAAGGAGGTCGGACAGCTCAACGAGGAGGGGCTGCGGGTGCTGCTGCTGGCGCGGGCCGCCGGGCCCCTGGACGACACCGACGCGGTGGCCGGCGCGCGGCCGGTCGCCCTGGTGGTGCTGGAACAGCGGCTGCGCCCCGACGCGGCCGACACCCTCGCGTACTTCGCCGAACAGGATGTCGCCGCCAAGGTGATCTCGGGGGACAACGCGGTGGCGGTCGGCGCGGTGGCCGGGAAGCTGGGCCTGCCCGGCGCAGCGGACGCGGTCGACGCACGGCGGCTTCCCGGGGAACCGGAGGACATGGCGGAGGCGCTCGACACCCATTCGGTCTTCGGCCGGGTCTCCCCGCAGCAGAAGCGCGCGATGGTCGCCGCGCTGCAGGGACGCGGACACACGGTCGCCATGACCGGCGACGGTGTCAACGATGTGCTGGCGCTGAAGGACGCCGACATCGGTGTGAGCATGGGGTCGGGCTCGGAGGCGACCCGTGCGGTGGCCCAGATCGTGCTGCTCAACAACAGCTTCGCGACCCTTCCCTCGGTGGTCGCCGAGGGCAGGCGGGTCATCGGAAACATCACCCGCGTCGCCACGCTCTTCCTGGTGAAGACGGTCTACTCGGTGCTGCTGGCGGTCCTGGTGGTCTGCTTCCAGGTCGAGTACCCGTTCCTGCCGCGCCATCTGACCATGCTGTCGACGCTGACGATCGGTATCCCCGCCTTCTTCCTCGCGCTGGCCCCCAACAAGGAACGGGCGAAGCCGCACTTCGTACGGCGGGTGATGCGCTATTCCGTGCCCGGTGGCGTGATCGCCGGCGTCGCCACCTTCGCGGCGTACATGATCGCGCGGCACTACTACACGGGGGCGGGCGCCCTGGACGCCGAGACCAGCATCGCGACGCTGGCCCTCTTCCTGGTCTCGATGTGGGTCCTGGCCATCATCGCCCGCCCCTACACCTGGTGGCGGGTCCTTCTGGTGGCGGCGATGGGGGTGGCGTTCCTGCTCGTACTGGCCGTCCCCGGGCTCCAGCACTTCTTCGCGCTGAAGCTGGTGGGGACGGTCATGCCGTGGATGACCGTGGGGATCGCGGCGGTCGCCTCGCTGGGCCTCGAAGTGGCCTGGCGGTGGGTCGACCGCCGCTACCCCGGATGA
- a CDS encoding DUF2530 domain-containing protein — protein MAKWTPTHEAPEPLEGPVVATVTGGTVIWFVLFLVQVPFYGWFDDHGHLWWLWTCAAGAGLGLIGIWYVRGRDAALRRASAAPDPGA, from the coding sequence ATGGCGAAGTGGACACCAACACATGAGGCACCCGAGCCCCTTGAGGGACCCGTGGTCGCCACGGTCACCGGCGGCACGGTCATCTGGTTCGTCCTCTTCCTCGTCCAGGTCCCCTTCTACGGCTGGTTCGACGACCACGGGCACCTCTGGTGGCTGTGGACCTGCGCGGCCGGTGCCGGACTCGGGCTGATCGGCATCTGGTACGTACGGGGGCGCGACGCCGCGCTCAGGCGGGCGTCGGCCGCACCGGATCCCGGCGCCTGA
- a CDS encoding NCS2 family permease, with translation MSPSATAPVDTQPPSPGGHNALDRFFKISERGSSVAREIRGGLATFFAMAYIIVLNPIILGSAKDMYGHQLNGGQLVTATVLTAAFSTLLMGVIGNVPIALAAGLGVNTVVALQLAPRMSWPDAMGMVVLAGIVVMLLVATGLRERVMSAVPLGLRKGIAIGIGFFIMLIGLVDSGFVSRVPDAAQTTVPLQLGSDGHLHGWPVLIFVLGALLTLALIIRKVSGAILISIVVMTIAAMIIDASTTVPSWGLTTPKWPGNPVSSPDFGLIGHVSLFGGFHKVGILTGILFVFTVLLSSFFDAMGTILGVGDEAKLMDKDGNFPGINKVLFVDGIAVAAGGATSSSANTCFVESTAGVGEGARTGLASIVTGLLFTVALFLTPVATMVPSQAATPALLAVGFLILAGSVRDIDWTDFTIAVPAFLAMVMMPFTYSITNGIGIGFVAFSVLRAAAGRWREVPVTMYIVSLIFVFYYAMPALGLT, from the coding sequence ATGTCTCCCTCGGCCACCGCTCCGGTCGACACCCAGCCGCCGTCCCCCGGCGGACACAATGCCCTCGACCGCTTCTTCAAGATCTCGGAGCGGGGATCCTCGGTCGCCCGCGAGATCCGCGGCGGGCTCGCCACCTTCTTCGCGATGGCCTACATCATCGTGCTGAACCCGATCATCCTGGGCAGCGCGAAGGACATGTACGGACACCAGCTCAACGGCGGCCAGCTGGTCACCGCCACGGTGCTGACCGCGGCCTTCTCGACGCTGCTGATGGGTGTGATCGGCAATGTGCCGATCGCGCTGGCGGCCGGCCTCGGGGTGAACACGGTCGTCGCCCTTCAGCTCGCGCCCCGGATGAGCTGGCCGGATGCCATGGGCATGGTCGTCCTGGCGGGCATCGTGGTGATGCTGCTGGTTGCCACCGGGCTCCGGGAGCGGGTGATGAGCGCGGTGCCGCTCGGCCTGCGCAAGGGCATCGCCATCGGTATCGGCTTCTTCATCATGCTGATCGGCCTGGTCGACTCGGGCTTCGTCTCCCGTGTCCCGGACGCCGCGCAGACCACCGTTCCGCTGCAGCTCGGCTCCGACGGCCACCTGCACGGCTGGCCTGTGCTGATCTTCGTGCTCGGCGCGCTGCTGACGCTCGCGCTGATCATCCGTAAGGTGTCCGGCGCGATCCTGATCTCCATCGTGGTGATGACCATCGCCGCAATGATCATCGATGCCTCGACCACGGTTCCCAGCTGGGGTCTGACGACGCCGAAGTGGCCCGGCAACCCGGTCTCGTCACCGGACTTCGGCCTGATCGGTCACGTCAGTCTGTTCGGCGGGTTCCACAAGGTCGGCATCCTCACCGGCATTCTCTTCGTCTTCACCGTGCTGCTGTCGTCCTTCTTCGACGCGATGGGCACCATCCTCGGCGTCGGTGACGAGGCCAAGCTGATGGATAAGGACGGCAACTTCCCGGGCATCAACAAGGTGCTGTTCGTCGACGGCATCGCGGTCGCGGCGGGTGGTGCGACCTCGTCGTCGGCCAACACCTGCTTCGTGGAATCCACCGCCGGTGTCGGCGAGGGTGCCCGTACCGGCCTGGCGAGCATCGTGACCGGTCTGCTCTTCACGGTGGCGCTGTTCCTCACCCCGGTGGCGACCATGGTCCCCTCCCAGGCGGCGACCCCTGCTCTGCTGGCCGTGGGCTTCCTTATCCTGGCGGGCTCCGTCAGGGACATCGACTGGACCGACTTCACCATCGCCGTGCCGGCCTTCCTGGCCATGGTGATGATGCCGTTCACCTACTCGATCACCAACGGCATCGGTATCGGCTTCGTCGCGTTCTCCGTGCTGCGGGCCGCGGCCGGGCGCTGGCGTGAGGTGCCGGTCACGATGTACATCGTGTCGCTGATCTTCGTCTTCTACTACGCCATGCCGGCGCTGGGTCTCACCTGA
- a CDS encoding ribbon-helix-helix protein, CopG family produces the protein MGSTVLSLRIDGVLFDRLQDHAAKRGMSVQDYVVRTLIRDDFDERFQSAVDKTEKFYGHT, from the coding sequence ATGGGATCGACGGTGCTCAGCCTGCGCATAGACGGTGTCCTGTTCGACAGGCTCCAGGATCATGCCGCCAAACGCGGAATGAGCGTCCAGGACTACGTGGTCCGGACGCTCATTCGCGACGACTTCGACGAACGCTTTCAGTCAGCGGTCGACAAGACGGAGAAGTTCTACGGGCACACCTGA
- a CDS encoding MarR family winged helix-turn-helix transcriptional regulator — protein sequence MSELSPDAKAAAVDSLRSTVMRLSRRLKHQRVDESLSPTEMSVLGTLARCGSATPGELARKEHVQPPSMTRIVALLEAKGLVRLEPHPDDRRQKVVSQTEEAEAMLAESRRKRNVWLAQLAEGLNEDDWTKLQAAAPVLEKLAQL from the coding sequence ATGTCTGAGCTTTCGCCCGACGCCAAGGCTGCGGCCGTCGACTCCCTTCGCTCCACCGTGATGCGACTGAGCCGTCGCCTCAAGCATCAGCGGGTCGACGAGTCGCTGAGCCCGACCGAGATGTCGGTGCTCGGGACCCTTGCCCGCTGCGGCTCCGCGACCCCCGGGGAGCTGGCCCGCAAGGAGCATGTGCAGCCGCCGTCCATGACCCGCATCGTGGCGTTGCTGGAGGCGAAGGGGCTGGTCAGGCTGGAGCCGCATCCCGACGACCGCCGGCAGAAGGTCGTCAGCCAGACCGAGGAGGCCGAAGCGATGCTCGCGGAGAGCCGCCGCAAGCGGAACGTCTGGCTGGCCCAGCTCGCCGAGGGGCTGAACGAGGACGACTGGACCAAACTTCAAGCGGCTGCGCCCGTACTGGAAAAGCTGGCGCAGCTCTGA